A window from Argopecten irradians isolate NY chromosome 3, Ai_NY, whole genome shotgun sequence encodes these proteins:
- the LOC138319616 gene encoding hepatitis A virus cellular receptor 1-like translates to MTANHKTESKNLEKKTNTSSYQTYKNIHALKFYSKLEGRQLAHAPIPDKDTSPLPPSLIETTIPSTTPSLIETTISSPTPSLIETTISSPTPSLIEITIPSTTSSLIETTISSPTPSLIETTISSPTPSLIETTIPSTTSSLIETTISSLTPSLIETAISSPTPFLIETTISSPALSLIEITIPSTTSSLIETAIPSPTLSLIETTISSPTPSPIEITIPSPPPTPSLIET, encoded by the exons ATGACTGCCAATCACAAAACTGAATCCAAAAACCtggaaaagaaaacaaataccaGTAGTTATCAGACTTATAAGAATATTCATGCTTTAAAGTTCTACTCTAAACTTGAAGGGAG ACAACTAGCCCATGCCCCCATCCCTGATAAAGACACAAGTCCCCTGCCTCCATCCCTGATTGAGACAACCATCCCCTCAACTACCCCATCCCTGATTGAGACAACGATCTCCTCCCCTACCCCATCCTTGATTGAGACAACCATCTCATCCCCTACCCCATCTCTGATTGAGATAACCATCCCCTCAACTACCTCATCCCTGATTGAGACAACCATCTCCTCCCCTACCCCATCCCTGATTGAGACAACCATCTCCTCCCCTACCCCATCCCTGATTGAGACAACCATCCCCTCAACTACCTCATCCCTGATTGAGACAACCATCTCCTCCCTTACCCCATCCCTGATTGAGACAGCCATCTCCTCCCCTACCCCATTCCTGATTGAGACAACTATCTCCTCCCCTGCTCTATCCCTGATTGAGATAACCATCCCCTCAACTACCTCATCCCTGATTGAGACAGCCATCCCCTCCCCTACCCTATCCCTGATTGAGACAACTATCTCCTCCCCTACTCCATCCCCGATTGAGATAACCATCCCCTCCCCTCCCCCTACCCCATCCCTGATTGAGACATAA